One genomic region from Candida albicans SC5314 chromosome 6, complete sequence encodes:
- the ATM1 gene encoding ATP-binding cassette Fe/S cluster precursor transporter (Member of MDR subfamily of ABC family; ortholog of S. cerevisiae ABC transporter, Atm1; induced in low iron; induced by nitric oxide independent of Yhb1) — MFIRNVKLIKPSPVRFISPIPFSFPISRSIKISSIRYFTNKSTSNFKSTSSSSSLKSTSTSTSTSTSKTTPKTLSKPPPKVKPPIQDNDTTSSGSSSSENSESFMLKSLFKTIWPKNNLNFKIRVIIALSLLVGAKILNVQVPFYFKQIIDTMNIDWTNEVGVFSTVIGSLILAYGGARFGAVLFGELRNAIFASVAQSAIRRVAYNTFVKLLNMDLQFHLSRQTGGLTRAIDRGTKGISYVLSAMVFHIIPITLEISIVCGILTYNYGASFAAMTFVTMLAYSIFTIQTTAWRTKFRRQANNADNQAANVALDSLINYESVKIFNNELYQASKYDKALMKYQQSSVKIATSLAFLNSGQNFIFTSALTAMMYMGCQGVYTGELTVGDLVLINQLVFQLSVPLNFLGSVYRELKQSLLDMENLFQLQNQPIRIKEIPNAPPLKLNNNNNNNNNNNNNNNNSLPGEIRFENVSFGYHPDRPILNNASFTIPAGQKVAIVGPSGSGKSTILRLIFRFYDINQGRILIDGQDISKVSLESLRKLIGIVPQETPLFNDTILENIRYGRLDASDEEIYRVINQVQLNKLIDDLPDGVQTIVGERGMMISGGEKQRLAMARLLLKRAPITFFDEATSALDTHTEQALLKTIRSVFKQQHQTNVSIAHRLRTIADADKIIVLNKGQVVEEGTHWQLLNEQPNSLYAQLWNIQENLDIEKELLQGDEEEEELTEKLKLDKQELEQEAKLFNSQTFEKK; from the coding sequence ATGTTTATTAGAAATgttaaattgataaaaccATCTCCCGTGAGGTTTATATCACCAATACCTTTTAGTTTTCCTATTTCTAgatcaattaaaatatcAAGTATTAGATATTTCactaataaatcaacttctaatttcaaatcaacttcatcatcatcatcattaaaatCGACTTCGACTTCGACTTCGACTTCGACTTCAAAGACAACACCCAAAACATTACTGAAACCTCCACCCAAGGTAAAACCACCAATACAAGATAATGATACTACtagtagtggtagtagtagtagcgAAAATAGTGAATCATTTATGttgaaatcattatttaaaacCATTTGGCCGAAAAATAAtcttaatttcaaaattcgAGTAATCATTGCcttatcattattagttGGTGccaaaattttaaatgttCAAGTtccattttattttaaacaaattattgataCGATGAATATTGATTGGACTAATGAAGTCGGGGTATTTCTGACCGTTATAGGAAGTTTAATTTTAGCTTATGGTGGAGCTCGATTTGGTGCTGTATTATTTGGAGAATTACGTAATGCCATTTTTGCTAGTGTTGCCCAACTGGCAATTCGTCGAGTTGCTTATAATACAtttgttaaattattaaatatggatttacaatttcatttaaGTCGACAAACTGGTGGATTAACAAGAGCTATTGATAGAGGGACTAAAGGTATAAGTTATGTTTTATCAGCTATGGTATTTCATATAATCCCAATAACTTTAGAAATATCGATTGTTTGTGGAATTTTGACTTATAATTATGGTGCTTCATTTGCTGCTATGACATTTGTGACAATGTTGGcatattcaattttcacTATTCAAACAACAGCTTGGAGAACTAAATTTAGACGTCAAGCTAATAATGCCGATAACCAAGCTGCTAATGTAGCATTagattcattaattaattatgaAAGTgtcaaaattttcaataatgaattatatcAAGCGTCAAAATATGATAAAGCATTAAtgaaatatcaacaatcaagTGTTAAAATAGCTACTAGTTTAGCATTTCTTAATAGTGgacaaaattttattttcaccCTGGCATTAACCGCAATGATGTATATGGGATGTCAAGGTGTTTATACTGGTGAATTAACCGTTGGTGATTTAgtattaattaatcaattggtaTTTCAATTGAGTGTGCCATTAAATTTCCTTGGTTCAGTTTATCGAGAATTAAAACAATCTTTATTAGATATggaaaatttgtttcaattacaaaatcaacCTATCAGAATTAAAGAAATCCCCAATGCTCCACCCCTTAAgttaaacaacaacaacaacaacaacaacaacaacaacaacaacaacaacaatagttTACCTGGAGAAattagatttgaaaatgtacTGTTTGGTTATCATCCAGATCGtccaattttaaataatgcTAGTTTTACTATTCCTGCAGGACAAAAAGTTGCTATTGTTGGACCTTCAGGGAGTGGTAAATCAACGATATTACGATTAATATTCCGATTTTATGATATAAATCAAGGTCgtattttaattgatggaCAAGATATTAGTAAAGTTCTGTTAGAATCATTACGTAAATTAATTGGGATTGTGCCTCAAGAAACCCcattatttaatgataCAATATTAGAAAATATTCGTTATGGTAGATTAGATGCtagtgatgaagaaatataTCGAGTGATTAATCAAgttcaattaaataaattaattgatgatttaccCGATGGTGTTCAAACTATTGTTGGAGAACGAGGGATGATGATTTCTGGTGGTGAAAAACAACGATTAGCCATGGcaagattattattaaaacgGGCTCCAATTACATTTTTCGATGAAGCAACATCAGCTTTAGATACTCATACTGAACAAGCATTATTGAAAACCATTAGACTGGTTtttaaacaacaacatcaaacTAATGTAAGTATTGCTCATAGATTAAGAACTATTGCTGATGCTGATAAGATAATTGTTTTGAACAAAGGACAAGTAGTTGAAGAAGGAACTCATTGgcaattattaaatgaacAACCTAATTCATTGTATGCTCAATTATGGAATattcaagaaaatttaGATATTGAAAAGGAATTATTACAAGGTGACgaggaagaagaggaattaacagagaaattgaaacttgataaacaagaattggaaCAAGAAgcaaaattattcaatagtcaaacttttgaaaagaaGTAG
- a CDS encoding uncharacterized protein (Ortholog of C. dubliniensis CD36 : Cd36_64900, C. parapsilosis CDC317 : CPAR2_600390, Pichia stipitis Pignal : PICST_30726 and Candida guilliermondii ATCC 6260 : PGUG_04023) produces the protein MNNLAIQEYFELALVFIQCVYHYIQQQQQQQQQQQLELELEQQKKKDEDEQDSERTIAINSILDSISNRLFSMHFQSTIYQRIPLFVIYTVENNEGLPYDGTRLSPIISANSLTSTVTSTSSTASLPSRITSDEPPPVPTLPRLLLPSSPSTSDLALSDPLPLPLPLASASASVSPMLTPSPTSSPSPTSSPSPSPPPSPPPLPMQFPLPLPSPTPVQLQLPVITSPPPLLSPPPPLVMATGSSQPLRNEIIPLHNIDQSSSSDTESVAGVKELKELIKGREVLTFGPDGYGQSINDDILPQMTSSTPSSTSFPGLTKLLDTEGNEYLLHSNGFVTPIIKNPDLNGMEISSIIANYNNNNNSNNHNNSHNGYYYNNRSMVLPTNAAGLSTTIPPSTTTAITNNTNNSSSIMANANGAMNTSLSLINNNDNRKRRRLNQSPYRNLTTRNSRAPNNDRLKEFQTQILELTQFYGDLDLGTNNRFGAVDSTTIIIGTISRSNSSKSSFRSSSLRTSLCKDDSSQSSNSPASFNVHKNR, from the coding sequence atgaataatttagctattcaagaatattttgaacTTGCATTAGTATTTATTCAATGCGTTTATCATTACAttcaacagcaacaacaacaacaacaacaacaacaactagAACTAGAACtagaacaacaaaaaaagaaagatgaagatgaacaaGACTCTGAACGAACCATTGccataaattcaatattggaTTCTATTTCAAATAGGTTATTTTCAATGCATTTTCAATCGACTATTTATCAAAGAATACCATTGTTTGTCATATATACTGTTGAGAATAATGAAGGTTTACCTTATGATGGAACTAGATTATCACCGATAATATCAGCAAATTCACTAACTTCAACAGTAACATCAACACTGTCAACAGCATCGTTACCTTCAAGAATAACATCTGATGAGCCACCTCCTGTTCCAACCCTACCACGGTTACTATTACCATCTTCACCTTCAACTTCAGACTTGGCTTTATCAGATCCTTTGCCTTTACCTTTACCTTTAGCTTCTGCTTCTGCTTCAGTTTCACCAATGTTAACCCCATCACCAACATCATCCCCATCACcaacatcatcaccatcaccatcaccacctCCACTGCCACCCCCACTTCCAATGCAGTTTCCATTACCCCTACCATCACCAACACCAGTTCAACTACAATTGCCTGTTATAACTTCACCACCACCCCTTCTTTCACCCCCACCACCTTTGGTAATGGCAACAGGATCATCACAACCACtaagaaatgaaattatcCCTCTTCACAATATTGATCAAAGTTCAAGTTCAGACACTGAAAGTGTAGCTGGTgtaaaagaattgaaagagTTAATTAAAGGTAGAGAAGTATTAACATTTGGTCCTGATGGTTATGGTCAATCTATAAATGATGACATTCTTCCTCAAATGACTCTGTCAACACCACTGTCAACATCATTCCCTGGATTGACAAAATTGCTTGATACTGAAGGCaatgaatatttattaCACCTGAATGGATTTGTCACCCCCATCATTAAAAATCCCGATTTAAATGGCATGGAAATCAGTTCAATAATTGCTAActataacaataataacaacagtAATAACCACAACAATAGTCATAatggttattattataataatagaaGTATGGTTTTGCCAACTAATGCAGCTGGcttatcaacaacaattccACCATCAACTACTACTGCCATAACtaataataccaacaaTAGTAGCAGTATTATGGCTAATGCTAATGGTGCAATGAATACATCCTTATCactaattaataataatgataatagaaaaagaagaagattaaACCAATCCCCTTATAGAAATTTGACAACACGTAATTCTCGTGCACCCAATAATGATCgattaaaagaatttcAAACCCAAATTTTAGAATTGACTCAATTTTATGGTGATTTAGATTTAGGTACCAATAATCGATTTGGAGCTGTTGATTCAACAACTATAATTATTGGAACTATAAGTCGATCAAATAGTTCAAAATCAAGTTTCCGGAGTAGTAGTTTAAGAACTAGTTTATGTAAAGATGATAGTAGTCAATCATCTAATTCTCCTGCTAGTTTTAATGTGCATAAAAATAGATAA
- a CDS encoding uncharacterized protein (Protein with an Alba DNA/RNA-binding protein domain; Spider biofilm induced), which yields MAESTLETEYSKQSNHIFNELGKQLLDKDNIKVVKITKNDSIKNKVEAIFKSIEQDKLILLTGLSNSIAKLICITEIVKQKQNEQQQQQHEPSQKLDQYNKLLHIDSTVNPSYKPIPEKENKKVDTKQLEKEALQEIKGPKIYTLPVLYIVIGKHSIVSNIELVNWTKQDK from the coding sequence ATGGCTGAATCAACATTAGAAACTGAATATAGtaaacaatcaaatcatatCTTTAATGAATTAGGGAAACAATTATTAGACAAGGACAACATAAAAGTGGTTAAGATCACgaaaaatgattcaatcaaaaataaagttGAAGCCATATTCAAATCTATTGAACAAGATAAACTAATACTTTTAACTGGATTATCGAATTCAATTGCCAAACTAATATGTATTACAGAAATAGtcaaacaaaaacagaatgaacaacaacaacaacaacatgaACCATCACAGAAATTAGATCAATATAACAAACTTCTACATATTGATAGTACAGTAAATCCTAGTTATAAACCCATACCggagaaagaaaacaagaaaGTCGATACAAAACAATTGGAGAAAGAAGCTttacaagaaatcaaaGGTCCCAAAATCTATACATTGCCTGTGTTGTACATTGTGATAGGTAAACATTCAATTGTGTCAAATATAGAGTTAGTTAATTGGACAAAACAAGACAAATAA
- a CDS encoding cytochrome c oxidase subunit VIb (Ortholog(s) have cytochrome-c oxidase activity, role in mitochondrial respiratory chain complex IV assembly and cytosol, mitochondrial intermembrane space, mitochondrial respiratory chain complex IV, nucleus localization), producing the protein MPVDPATFKFETPQFDPRFPNQNQSKHCAQAYVDYHKCVNVKGEEFEPCKIFFKTFTSLCPLDWVEKWDDQRAAGKFPVNMDA; encoded by the coding sequence ATGCCAGTCGATCCAGCTACTTTTAAATTCGAAACTCCACAATTTGACCCAAGATTCccaaaccaaaaccaatcCAAACATTGTGCTCAAGCCTACGTTGATTACCACAAATGTGTCAATGTGAAAggtgaagaatttgaaccatgcaaaatctttttcaaaactttcACTTCATTATGTCCTTTGGATTGGGTCGAAAAATGGGATGATCAAAGAGCTGCTGGTAAATTCCCAGTCAACATGGACGCttag
- a CDS encoding uncharacterized protein (Putative protein of unknown function; macrophage-induced gene), protein MVYYFTAKVTSKDDELADFAIDDSQADEATIYMGRDKVENDPLIKHSHPKNIWFHVDKLSSAHIYLQLTKDQIKNFKSFESFQIDEELLNQLGQLTKANSIKGNKLNNVSIIYTPVENLHTDGSMDIGTVTFKNNKLVKRFNVVKKENAIINKLNKTKKEIPTDEFIVKQDELIKEIANERKQEEREAKELSKQYEYQKKQNADPYADLFASESTSKPTNWSEDSFW, encoded by the coding sequence ATGGTGTACTACTTTACGGCGAAAGTAACCTCTAAAGACGATGAATTAGCTGATTTTGCTATTGATGATTCCCAAGCGGACGAAGCTACCATATATATGGGAAGAGATAAAGTAGAGAATGACCCATTAATTAAACATTCTCATCccaaaaatatttggtttCATGTTGACAAGCTTTCGTCAGCACATATCTATTTGCAATTGACCAAAgatcaaattaaaaatttcaaatcttttgaGAGTTTCCAAATAGACGAAGAGTTGCTAAATCAATTAGGACAGTTGACTAAAGCTAATTCAATTAAGGGTAATAAACTAAATAATGTGTCTATCATATATACTCCGGTTGAGAATTTGCATACAGATGGGTCAATGGATATAGGTACAGTCACTTTCAAGAACAATAAGCTTGTGAAACGGTTTAATGTTgtgaaaaaagagaatGCTATCATCAATAAGTTAAATAAGACAAAGAAGGAAATACCTACTGATGAGTTTATTGTCAAACAGGATGAGTTGATCAAAGAAATTGCTAATGAGAGgaaacaagaagaaagagagGCCAAGGAGTTAAGTAAACAATACGAATATcagaagaaacaaaatgCTGACCCGTATGCTGATTTGTTTGCTAGTGAATCAACTAGCAAGCCTACCAATTGGTCCGAAGATAGTTTCTGGTGA